A single region of the Microlunatus panaciterrae genome encodes:
- a CDS encoding TIM barrel protein yields MSTSTIRVGSAPDSWGVWFADDPEQTPASRFFDEVSRAGYEWIEIGPYGYLPTDPAELQEQLDAHGLKVSAGTVFEHLHHENSWDDVWKQVSDVAALTQAVGGKHIVVIPDTWRDHKTGAPKESRELTEDQWVRLVSGMDELGRRILDEYGLKVQFHSHADSHIGYQQDIQRFVESTNPAYVNLCLDTGHVAYYGGDNLELIRKYPERIGYLHLKQVDPAIVARVEAEDLPFPEAVRLGVMIEPPNGLPEMPPVLEAVEQLGVDIFAIVEQDLYPCAPEVPLPIAQRTHTYLRSCGGASLEIGTPKAADRRG; encoded by the coding sequence GTGAGCACTTCCACCATCCGTGTCGGGTCCGCCCCTGATTCGTGGGGGGTCTGGTTTGCCGACGACCCGGAGCAGACACCGGCCAGCCGGTTCTTCGACGAGGTCTCCCGGGCCGGTTACGAGTGGATCGAGATCGGACCGTACGGCTACCTGCCGACCGACCCGGCCGAGCTCCAGGAACAGTTGGACGCGCACGGGCTCAAGGTGTCGGCCGGAACCGTCTTCGAGCACCTGCATCACGAGAACTCGTGGGACGACGTCTGGAAGCAGGTGAGCGACGTCGCTGCCCTGACCCAGGCAGTCGGCGGCAAGCACATCGTCGTCATCCCCGACACCTGGCGCGACCACAAGACCGGTGCGCCCAAGGAGAGCCGCGAGCTGACCGAGGACCAGTGGGTGCGGCTGGTCAGTGGCATGGATGAGCTCGGCCGCCGGATCCTGGACGAGTATGGGCTGAAGGTGCAGTTCCACTCCCACGCCGACAGCCACATCGGCTACCAGCAGGACATCCAGCGGTTCGTGGAATCCACCAACCCCGCCTACGTCAACCTCTGTCTGGATACCGGCCACGTGGCCTACTACGGCGGCGACAACCTGGAGCTGATCCGCAAGTACCCGGAGCGGATCGGCTACCTGCACCTCAAGCAGGTGGACCCTGCCATCGTGGCCCGGGTCGAGGCGGAGGACCTGCCGTTCCCCGAGGCCGTCCGGCTGGGCGTGATGATCGAGCCGCCGAACGGGCTGCCGGAGATGCCGCCGGTGCTCGAGGCCGTGGAGCAGCTCGGCGTGGACATCTTCGCGATCGTCGAGCAGGACCTCTACCCCTGCGCGCCGGAGGTGCCGCTGCCGATCGCCCAACGGACCCACACCTATCTGCGGTCGTGCGGTGGCGCCTCGCTGGAGATCGGCACGCCGAAGGCGGCGGACCGCCGTGGCTGA
- a CDS encoding coenzyme F420-0:L-glutamate ligase: MTPSALLTVFAPDGIGEVTATTDLAGAVVAAIASDPQGPLTDGDIVVVTSKVVSKSEGRTRPADERQQAISEEAVRVVAQRGETRIVQTRHGLTMAAAGVDNSNVPTGEILLLPVDPDASAARLRSELTGRTGARVGVVISDTAGRAWRVGQTDIAIGAAGLCVIDHYAGRQDGYGNELQVTSIAIADELAAAADLAKGKLDGRPVAVVRGLGRFVADADDCQPGAAALIRPAAGDMFRTGSREAVVLAVLTALGRPERYAEVIAIDDPTERAAAALDGAGPDGTTLPAAQAELLTAVLQGGSG; encoded by the coding sequence ATGACGCCCTCGGCACTGCTCACCGTCTTCGCCCCGGACGGCATCGGCGAGGTGACCGCGACGACCGATCTGGCCGGAGCCGTCGTCGCCGCGATCGCCTCGGACCCCCAGGGCCCGTTGACCGATGGCGACATCGTGGTCGTCACCTCGAAGGTCGTCAGCAAGTCCGAGGGCAGGACCCGTCCTGCGGACGAGCGTCAACAGGCCATCTCCGAGGAGGCTGTGCGGGTCGTCGCGCAGCGCGGCGAGACCAGGATCGTGCAGACCCGGCACGGCCTCACGATGGCCGCCGCCGGCGTCGACAACTCCAACGTGCCCACCGGTGAGATCCTGTTGCTGCCCGTCGACCCGGACGCCAGCGCAGCGCGGTTGCGCTCCGAGCTGACCGGGCGGACCGGTGCCCGGGTCGGGGTGGTCATCTCCGACACCGCCGGGCGAGCCTGGCGGGTGGGCCAGACCGATATCGCCATCGGCGCCGCCGGCCTGTGCGTCATCGACCACTACGCCGGTCGGCAGGACGGCTACGGCAACGAGCTGCAGGTGACCTCCATCGCCATCGCCGACGAGCTGGCCGCAGCAGCCGACCTGGCCAAGGGCAAGCTGGACGGGCGCCCGGTAGCCGTGGTGCGCGGGTTGGGCCGCTTCGTCGCCGACGCCGATGATTGTCAGCCCGGCGCAGCGGCCCTGATCCGGCCCGCGGCCGGTGACATGTTCCGCACCGGCAGTCGGGAGGCGGTCGTACTGGCCGTGCTGACGGCGCTCGGCCGGCCCGAGCGCTACGCCGAGGTGATCGCCATCGACGACCCGACCGAGCGCGCCGCGGCGGCACTCGACGGTGCCGGTCCGGACGGGACGACGCTGCCGGCGGCTCAGGCCGAGCTGCTCACCGCCGTCCTCCAGGGCGGCTCGGGGTAG
- a CDS encoding WhiB family transcriptional regulator, with protein sequence MHEVEDLGDEGALSWQERALCAQTDPEAFFPEKGGSTREAKKVCLSCDVRGECLEYALAHDERFGIWGGLSERERRKLKKRAV encoded by the coding sequence ATGCACGAAGTAGAGGACCTTGGCGACGAGGGCGCGCTCAGCTGGCAGGAACGGGCGCTGTGCGCCCAGACCGACCCGGAGGCGTTCTTCCCCGAGAAGGGTGGGTCCACCCGCGAGGCCAAGAAGGTCTGCCTGTCGTGCGACGTGCGCGGCGAGTGCCTGGAGTACGCGCTGGCCCATGACGAGCGGTTCGGCATCTGGGGCGGACTGAGCGAGAGGGAACGGCGAAAGCTGAAGAAGCGCGCCGTCTGA
- the cofD gene encoding 2-phospho-L-lactate transferase, with translation MQIVILAGGVGGSRFVSGARSAYPEADISVIVNTADDITLHGLRICPDLDTMMYTLGGGIDSERGWGRTEETWRVKDELAAYGVEPSWFGLGDLDLATHLVRTQMLDAGYPLSAVTAALCTRWLREQPQLRLLPMSDDRVETHIVIDDGSGRRAIHFQEYWVRLHAVPDALDMVRVGIDQATAAPGVLRALADADLILVGPSNPVVSIGPILAVPGIRAALQSAQAPVVGFSGILGGAPVLGMAHRLLPVIGVEVDAAAVGLHYGARPAGGLLDAWLVDSGDAAAARTATAAGLPTRAVDLVMHDPATTARFIRSGVDFGLSVRAQRMQLGQVRDAS, from the coding sequence GTGCAGATCGTGATCTTGGCAGGCGGCGTCGGTGGGTCCAGGTTCGTGTCCGGGGCCCGCTCGGCCTATCCCGAGGCCGACATCAGCGTCATCGTCAACACCGCCGACGACATCACCCTGCACGGCCTGCGCATCTGCCCCGACCTCGACACCATGATGTACACCCTCGGCGGCGGCATCGACTCCGAGCGCGGCTGGGGTCGGACCGAGGAGACCTGGCGGGTGAAGGATGAACTGGCGGCCTACGGAGTCGAGCCGTCCTGGTTCGGCCTCGGCGATCTCGACCTGGCGACGCACCTGGTCCGGACCCAGATGCTGGACGCCGGCTACCCCTTGTCGGCCGTGACTGCAGCGCTCTGCACCCGATGGCTGAGGGAACAGCCACAGCTGCGGCTGCTGCCCATGTCGGATGACCGGGTCGAGACCCATATCGTCATCGACGATGGCTCCGGCCGTCGAGCCATCCACTTCCAGGAGTACTGGGTGCGACTGCACGCCGTGCCGGACGCGCTGGACATGGTGCGGGTAGGCATCGACCAGGCCACTGCCGCGCCGGGGGTGCTGCGCGCCCTGGCCGATGCGGACCTGATCTTGGTCGGACCCAGCAACCCGGTGGTGTCCATCGGTCCGATCCTGGCGGTGCCGGGTATCCGGGCAGCGCTGCAGTCGGCCCAGGCACCGGTGGTCGGCTTCTCGGGAATCCTCGGCGGCGCACCGGTGCTCGGGATGGCCCATCGGCTGCTCCCCGTGATCGGCGTCGAGGTGGATGCGGCAGCGGTCGGCCTGCACTATGGCGCAAGGCCCGCCGGAGGCCTGCTGGACGCCTGGCTGGTGGACAGCGGCGACGCCGCCGCGGCCCGGACCGCCACCGCCGCCGGGCTGCCCACCCGGGCCGTGGACCTGGTCATGCACGACCCGGCCACCACCGCCCGCTTCATCCGCAGCGGAGTCGATTTCGGCCTTTCGGTGCGGGCGCAGAGGATGCAGCTCGGCCAGGTGCGGGACGCGTCATGA
- a CDS encoding TIGR03089 family protein — translation MARTFTDHLRARARTAGPDPLITYYDLGSGERTELSGVSFLNWVDKTSNWLLDEYTLDPGDVVRMALADAHPGHWVTLIWHAAIWQVGATVLIGDPVSIGAQGPAAGPSMTVLGPDWASADRSGAGAWVACALHPLGLGFAQRLPDDVVDYALEVRTQPDQHVPAPVRPDSRAWLQQGRHLSQAELVVAASGGPPARRLVQPTEAWQGALEGLLRPVLTGGSAVIVVGADEAAPDRLDRIIETERVG, via the coding sequence GTGGCGCGAACCTTCACTGATCACCTGCGAGCACGGGCCCGGACGGCCGGGCCCGACCCGCTGATCACCTACTACGACCTCGGCTCGGGCGAGCGCACCGAGCTGTCGGGCGTCTCGTTCCTCAACTGGGTCGATAAGACCTCCAACTGGTTGCTGGACGAGTACACCTTGGACCCCGGTGACGTGGTGCGGATGGCTCTGGCCGATGCTCACCCGGGCCACTGGGTCACGCTGATCTGGCACGCCGCCATCTGGCAGGTCGGCGCAACGGTCCTGATCGGCGACCCGGTGTCGATCGGGGCGCAGGGACCTGCCGCTGGCCCATCGATGACCGTGCTCGGCCCCGACTGGGCCTCGGCCGACCGCAGCGGTGCTGGCGCGTGGGTGGCGTGCGCCCTGCACCCGTTGGGCCTCGGTTTCGCCCAGCGCCTCCCCGACGATGTGGTCGACTACGCCCTGGAGGTGCGGACGCAGCCCGACCAACACGTCCCCGCACCGGTCCGACCGGACAGCCGGGCCTGGTTGCAGCAGGGCCGGCACCTGAGCCAGGCCGAGCTGGTTGTCGCCGCCTCGGGCGGCCCGCCCGCCCGTCGGCTGGTGCAGCCAACGGAGGCGTGGCAGGGCGCGCTGGAGGGACTGCTCAGGCCGGTGCTGACCGGCGGATCGGCGGTGATCGTGGTCGGTGCCGACGAGGCCGCCCCGGATCGGCTGGATCGCATCATCGAGACCGAACGGGTCGGCTGA
- the iolD gene encoding 3D-(3,5/4)-trihydroxycyclohexane-1,2-dione acylhydrolase (decyclizing), producing the protein MSAPVRLTVAQALVLFLSRQYSERDGVRQRLFAGCFGIFGHGNVAGVGQALLQAELTDPDALPYVLGRNEQAMVHSAVGFARMKDRLQTYAVTSSVGPGATNMVTGAALATINRLPVLLLPSDTFADRAASPLLQELEAPQAGDLSVNDCFRPVSRYFDRIWRPEQLPAALLSAMRVLTDPVETGAVTLCLPQDVQAQAHEWPAELFAERTWHVARPLPEAGPLQQAVELIRKAERPLVVAGGGVIYSGATDALARFVEATGIPVGQSQAGKGSLLYDHPQCVGAIGSTGTTAANAIAREADLVIGIGTRYSDFTTASRTAFQHPGVRFVNINVAAIDSVKHSGVSVVADAREALDALGRELSGYRVAAEYADRIARLAADWEAAVEATYRPATPNAGAGGLLTQGEVIGMVNELSDPRDVVVCAAGSMPGDLHKLWRTRDPKGYHVEYGYSCMGYEVAGGLGVKLACPDRDVFVLVGDGSYLMMATELVTAVQEGLKIICVLVQNHGFASIGSLSESLGSQRFGTRYRQRSASGRLDGELLPVDLAANAASLGVDVVRVGSADELAAAIKTAKQAEHSIVIHVETDPLVSAPDSESWWDVPVSETSTLESTQQARRVYEQHKATQRSFLAPDVQASADPIHQRQPAGETA; encoded by the coding sequence ATGTCCGCACCGGTCCGCCTGACCGTAGCCCAGGCCCTGGTCCTGTTCCTGTCCCGCCAGTACTCCGAACGGGACGGCGTCCGTCAGCGGCTGTTCGCCGGCTGCTTCGGCATCTTCGGCCACGGCAACGTCGCGGGCGTCGGGCAGGCCCTGCTCCAGGCCGAGCTGACGGACCCGGACGCGTTGCCGTACGTGCTGGGCCGCAATGAGCAGGCGATGGTGCACTCGGCCGTCGGCTTCGCCCGGATGAAGGACCGGCTGCAGACCTATGCCGTCACCAGCAGCGTCGGCCCGGGCGCCACCAACATGGTCACCGGGGCGGCGCTGGCCACCATCAACCGGCTGCCGGTGCTGCTGCTCCCGTCGGACACCTTCGCCGACCGGGCCGCCTCACCCCTGCTGCAGGAACTGGAGGCCCCGCAGGCCGGTGACCTCAGCGTCAATGACTGCTTCCGGCCGGTGTCGAGGTACTTCGACCGGATCTGGCGGCCGGAGCAGCTGCCGGCTGCGCTGCTGTCGGCGATGCGGGTGCTGACGGACCCGGTCGAGACCGGCGCGGTGACCCTCTGCCTGCCGCAGGACGTCCAGGCGCAGGCCCACGAATGGCCCGCCGAGCTGTTCGCGGAGCGGACCTGGCACGTCGCCCGGCCACTGCCGGAGGCCGGTCCGCTGCAGCAGGCGGTCGAGCTGATCCGGAAGGCCGAGCGGCCGCTGGTGGTCGCCGGGGGCGGCGTCATCTACTCCGGTGCCACCGACGCCCTGGCCCGGTTCGTCGAGGCCACCGGCATCCCGGTCGGCCAGAGCCAGGCCGGCAAGGGGTCGCTGCTGTACGACCACCCTCAGTGCGTCGGTGCGATCGGGTCAACCGGCACCACCGCTGCCAACGCGATCGCCCGCGAGGCCGACCTGGTGATCGGCATCGGCACCCGGTATTCCGACTTCACCACGGCCAGCCGGACCGCCTTCCAGCACCCCGGAGTCCGGTTCGTCAACATCAACGTGGCCGCCATCGACTCGGTGAAGCACTCCGGCGTCAGCGTCGTCGCCGACGCCCGGGAGGCGTTGGACGCCCTCGGCCGCGAGCTGTCCGGCTATCGGGTCGCTGCGGAGTACGCCGACCGGATCGCCCGGTTGGCAGCCGACTGGGAGGCCGCCGTGGAGGCCACCTACCGCCCCGCCACACCGAACGCGGGCGCCGGTGGTCTGCTCACCCAGGGCGAGGTGATCGGGATGGTCAACGAGCTGTCCGACCCGCGTGATGTGGTGGTCTGCGCGGCCGGGTCGATGCCTGGCGACCTGCACAAGCTGTGGCGCACCCGGGACCCCAAGGGCTACCACGTCGAGTACGGCTACTCCTGCATGGGCTACGAGGTAGCCGGCGGGCTGGGTGTGAAGCTGGCCTGCCCGGACCGGGACGTCTTCGTCCTGGTCGGCGACGGCTCCTACCTGATGATGGCGACCGAGCTGGTCACCGCGGTCCAGGAGGGGCTCAAGATCATCTGCGTACTGGTGCAGAACCACGGCTTCGCCTCCATCGGGTCGTTGTCGGAGTCGCTCGGCTCGCAGCGGTTCGGCACCCGCTATCGGCAGCGGTCGGCGAGCGGCCGGCTGGACGGTGAGCTGCTGCCGGTCGACCTGGCCGCCAACGCCGCCAGCCTGGGCGTGGACGTGGTCAGAGTCGGCTCCGCCGACGAGCTCGCCGCCGCGATCAAAACCGCCAAGCAGGCCGAGCACAGCATTGTCATCCACGTCGAGACCGATCCGCTGGTCAGCGCACCCGACTCGGAGTCCTGGTGGGACGTCCCGGTCAGCGAGACCTCGACGCTGGAGTCGACCCAGCAGGCGCGAAGGGTCTACGAGCAGCACAAGGCCACCCAGCGATCGTTCCTGGCGCCCGACGTTCAGGCGTCAGCCGACCCCATCCACCAACGACAGCCAGCAGGAGAGACAGCGTGA
- a CDS encoding DUF3105 domain-containing protein yields MAKSKPNKSEPVAGNSRRDKLASLEAARKSEQRRRTVILLSTCLVLAALLLAYPVYLFAQDARMRSASIAELGLSPAAAACQPVQENPATGNQQHVADGTKVNYDRLPPDSGAHLNHWAPFAKKFYTAEERPVVEELVHNLEHGYTIAWYNPDMPKDQLKDLEWIAKTFNGGDYVKDKFIAAPWTPADGKAFPAGQNIILTHWYANPQDPGNAATQKGVRMGCGGVSGQAIKDFMAKYPSTSAPEPQGG; encoded by the coding sequence GTGGCCAAGTCCAAACCGAACAAGTCCGAGCCCGTCGCGGGCAACAGCCGACGCGACAAGCTGGCATCCCTGGAGGCGGCCCGCAAGTCGGAGCAGCGACGTCGGACGGTCATCCTGCTGTCGACCTGCCTCGTGCTCGCAGCGCTGCTGCTGGCCTACCCGGTCTACCTGTTCGCCCAGGACGCCCGGATGCGCTCTGCCTCGATCGCGGAGCTGGGACTCAGCCCGGCAGCCGCGGCCTGCCAGCCGGTGCAGGAGAACCCGGCCACCGGCAACCAGCAGCATGTCGCGGACGGCACCAAGGTCAACTACGACCGGCTGCCGCCGGACTCCGGCGCCCACCTCAACCACTGGGCGCCATTCGCCAAGAAGTTCTACACCGCTGAGGAGCGGCCGGTGGTCGAGGAGCTGGTGCACAACCTCGAGCACGGCTACACCATCGCCTGGTACAACCCGGACATGCCGAAGGACCAGCTGAAGGACCTGGAGTGGATCGCCAAGACCTTCAACGGCGGCGACTATGTCAAGGACAAGTTCATTGCTGCGCCCTGGACCCCGGCAGACGGCAAAGCGTTCCCCGCCGGTCAGAACATCATCCTGACGCACTGGTACGCCAACCCCCAGGACCCGGGCAACGCGGCCACCCAGAAGGGGGTCCGGATGGGCTGCGGCGGTGTCAGCGGTCAGGCGATCAAGGACTTCATGGCCAAGTACCCGTCGACCAGCGCCCCTGAGCCGCAGGGCGGCTGA
- a CDS encoding Gfo/Idh/MocA family oxidoreductase, producing the protein MAETSTAVESRPAAAVPAGAELRVAVLGVGVMGAFHVEGLSSRVRGARVTVVNDYAADRAEQVAASVPGARVEADPLAAIDAPDVDAVLIASPGPAHDEQVRACLARQLPVLCEKPLTTDIDSAYRIVQAEAELGRQLIQVGFMRRFDSEYVRLRQLVVSGELGNPLMLHCTHRNAGVPATFDSEMMIRDSVVHEVDVARFLLGEEIATVQVIKGAATRRAPEGFNDPMLVIFETESGRVVTDEIFVRTGVGYEVRTELVGELGSATIGLDHNVVRTGADGRWGGEITPGFIERFGAAYDRELQHWVNAARRGTIDGPGSWDGYAAVAVCEAGVEAVRTGERVTVTMGRRP; encoded by the coding sequence GTGGCTGAGACCTCCACCGCGGTCGAGTCCAGGCCGGCCGCTGCCGTCCCTGCCGGTGCTGAGCTGCGGGTCGCGGTCCTCGGCGTCGGCGTGATGGGCGCCTTTCATGTGGAGGGGCTGAGCAGCCGGGTCCGCGGCGCCCGCGTGACCGTGGTCAACGACTACGCCGCTGACCGGGCCGAGCAGGTCGCCGCGTCCGTGCCCGGCGCTCGGGTCGAGGCCGACCCGCTGGCGGCCATCGATGCTCCCGACGTGGACGCCGTGCTGATCGCCAGCCCGGGCCCCGCGCACGACGAGCAGGTCCGGGCGTGCCTGGCCCGGCAGCTGCCGGTCCTGTGTGAGAAGCCGCTGACCACCGACATCGACTCGGCCTACCGCATCGTGCAGGCCGAGGCGGAGCTCGGGCGGCAGCTGATCCAGGTGGGCTTCATGCGCCGGTTCGACAGCGAGTACGTCCGGCTGCGCCAGCTGGTGGTCAGCGGCGAGCTCGGCAACCCGCTGATGCTGCACTGCACGCACCGTAACGCGGGCGTTCCGGCGACGTTCGACTCCGAGATGATGATCAGGGACTCGGTCGTGCATGAGGTCGACGTCGCACGGTTCCTGCTGGGGGAGGAGATCGCCACCGTCCAGGTGATCAAGGGTGCCGCGACGCGCCGGGCGCCGGAGGGCTTCAACGACCCGATGCTGGTGATCTTCGAGACCGAGTCGGGCCGGGTGGTGACCGACGAGATCTTCGTCCGTACCGGTGTCGGCTACGAGGTGCGGACCGAGCTTGTCGGCGAGCTCGGCAGTGCCACCATCGGACTCGACCACAACGTGGTCCGGACCGGCGCCGACGGCCGATGGGGTGGCGAGATCACCCCGGGTTTCATCGAGCGTTTCGGTGCGGCCTATGACCGTGAGCTGCAGCACTGGGTGAACGCCGCCCGGCGGGGAACCATCGACGGTCCAGGGTCCTGGGACGGCTATGCCGCTGTGGCGGTGTGCGAGGCCGGCGTCGAGGCCGTCCGGACCGGCGAGCGGGTCACCGTCACGATGGGCAGACGGCCGTGA
- a CDS encoding CoA-acylating methylmalonate-semialdehyde dehydrogenase: MADTLFHWKAGAPFSGDSGAFADVTNPATGEVTAHLPLASTQDVDAVVGAAAAAFPGWRDLSLTRRTMIMFRFRELLNERKEELAAIITAEHGKVLSDALGEVSRGQEVVEFACGIAHLLKGSFTENASTGVDVHSVRQPLGPVAIISPFNFPAMVPMWFFPIAIAAGNTVVLKPSEKVPTAALWMARLWQEAGLPDGVFNVLNGDKTAVDGLLTHPSIKSVSFVGSTPIARYVYETGTSHGKRVQALGGAKNHMVVLPDADLDLAADQAVNAGYGSAGERCMAISAVLAVGPIADELVSKIKDRTGKLRTGDGTRGCDMGPLVTAAARDRVSGYIDAGEAAGAELVVDGRRVQPDADGSGFFVGPTLFDRVRTDMSIYTDEIFGPVLSVVRVDSYEEAVRLINENPYGNGTAIFTNDGGAARRFQNEIEVGMVGINVPVPVPMAYFSFGGWKSSLFGDTHAHGTEGVHFFTRGKVITSRWLDPSHGGINLGFPQNH, translated from the coding sequence ATGGCTGACACTCTGTTCCACTGGAAGGCCGGGGCACCGTTCAGCGGCGACAGCGGCGCCTTCGCCGACGTCACCAATCCCGCCACCGGCGAGGTGACCGCGCATCTGCCGCTGGCCTCGACCCAGGACGTCGACGCCGTGGTCGGCGCTGCCGCAGCGGCCTTCCCCGGTTGGCGGGACCTGTCGCTGACCCGACGCACCATGATCATGTTCAGGTTCCGGGAGCTGCTCAACGAGCGCAAGGAGGAGCTCGCGGCGATCATCACCGCCGAGCACGGCAAGGTGCTCTCCGATGCTCTGGGCGAGGTCAGCCGCGGCCAGGAGGTGGTCGAGTTCGCCTGTGGGATCGCCCATCTGCTGAAGGGGTCGTTCACCGAGAACGCGTCCACCGGCGTCGACGTGCACTCGGTCCGGCAGCCGCTGGGCCCGGTCGCGATCATCAGCCCGTTCAACTTCCCGGCAATGGTGCCGATGTGGTTCTTCCCGATCGCGATCGCGGCCGGGAACACGGTGGTGCTGAAGCCCAGCGAGAAGGTCCCGACCGCCGCCCTGTGGATGGCCCGGCTCTGGCAGGAGGCCGGCCTGCCAGACGGAGTCTTCAACGTGCTCAACGGTGACAAGACCGCCGTCGACGGATTGCTCACCCACCCGAGCATCAAGTCGGTCTCGTTCGTCGGCTCGACACCGATCGCCCGCTACGTCTACGAGACCGGCACCAGCCACGGCAAACGGGTGCAGGCACTGGGCGGGGCGAAGAACCACATGGTGGTGTTGCCGGACGCCGACCTCGACCTCGCCGCCGACCAGGCGGTGAACGCAGGCTACGGATCGGCGGGGGAGCGGTGCATGGCCATCTCAGCGGTACTGGCGGTCGGGCCGATCGCCGACGAGCTCGTCTCCAAGATCAAGGACCGTACCGGGAAGCTGCGGACCGGTGACGGCACCCGCGGCTGCGACATGGGTCCGCTGGTGACGGCCGCTGCCCGGGACCGGGTGAGTGGCTACATCGACGCCGGCGAGGCGGCCGGAGCCGAGCTGGTGGTCGACGGTCGGCGGGTGCAGCCGGATGCGGACGGCTCCGGGTTCTTCGTCGGGCCGACGCTGTTCGACCGGGTCCGCACCGACATGTCGATCTACACCGACGAGATCTTCGGCCCGGTGCTCTCAGTGGTCCGGGTGGACAGTTACGAGGAGGCTGTCCGCCTGATCAACGAGAACCCGTACGGCAACGGCACTGCGATCTTCACCAACGACGGCGGCGCGGCCCGCAGGTTCCAGAACGAGATCGAGGTGGGCATGGTCGGGATCAATGTGCCGGTCCCGGTGCCGATGGCCTACTTCTCCTTCGGTGGTTGGAAGTCCTCGCTGTTCGGCGACACCCACGCGCACGGTACCGAGGGCGTGCACTTCTTCACCCGGGGCAAGGTCATCACCTCACGCTGGCTCGATCCCAGCCACGGCGGTATCAACCTCGGCTTCCCCCAAAACCACTGA
- a CDS encoding mannose-1-phosphate guanylyltransferase, giving the protein MRYVVIMAGGSGKRLWPLSRQDMPKQLLNLVGGKSLLRIAFERVSGLVEPDRILVCTGADYADVVQSELPEVEAGNILGEPVGRDSLNAVAWPAAVLAQRDPDAVVAMLTADHIMHPVSEFQSALRQAFEVAEADQHALVTFGVVPTTAHTGYGYLHRGDAVSGFTDVCEVQAFREKPDLVTAQSYLESGAYWWNSGMFVWRASTLLDQLSILLPDTHRAVVELAVHPDRLADIYPRLEKISVDYAVMEPVSQGRGSAHVLAVRLPITWHDVGGFAALGEHLPRDATGNALQGTSVLVDSSDNLVINQSEDGRVVAVVGLRDTVIVQTPDITLVCPMGQAERIKELVAAVTDQLGGNYA; this is encoded by the coding sequence ATGCGTTACGTGGTGATCATGGCGGGTGGCTCGGGCAAACGACTGTGGCCGCTGTCGCGACAGGATATGCCGAAGCAGCTGTTGAACCTGGTCGGCGGCAAGAGCCTGCTGCGGATCGCGTTCGAGCGGGTCAGTGGGCTGGTGGAACCGGACCGGATCCTCGTCTGCACCGGCGCCGACTACGCCGACGTCGTCCAGTCCGAGCTGCCCGAGGTCGAGGCCGGCAACATCCTCGGGGAGCCGGTCGGACGCGACTCGCTCAACGCGGTCGCCTGGCCGGCGGCGGTGCTGGCGCAGCGTGACCCGGACGCGGTCGTGGCGATGCTGACCGCCGACCACATCATGCATCCAGTGTCGGAGTTCCAGAGCGCGCTGCGTCAGGCATTCGAGGTGGCCGAGGCCGACCAGCACGCGCTGGTCACCTTCGGTGTGGTGCCGACCACCGCGCACACCGGCTACGGCTACCTGCACCGCGGCGACGCCGTCAGCGGCTTCACCGACGTCTGCGAGGTCCAGGCGTTCCGGGAGAAGCCGGACCTGGTGACGGCCCAGAGCTATCTCGAGTCCGGCGCCTACTGGTGGAACTCAGGGATGTTCGTCTGGCGGGCCTCGACTCTGCTGGACCAGCTGTCGATCCTGCTGCCCGACACCCACCGCGCCGTTGTCGAGCTGGCCGTGCACCCCGACCGGCTGGCGGACATCTACCCGCGGCTGGAGAAGATCAGCGTCGACTACGCCGTGATGGAGCCGGTGTCGCAGGGCCGGGGCAGCGCACACGTGCTGGCCGTCCGGCTGCCGATCACGTGGCACGACGTCGGCGGCTTCGCCGCACTGGGGGAGCACCTGCCCAGGGACGCGACCGGCAACGCCCTGCAGGGCACCAGTGTGCTGGTCGACAGCAGCGACAACCTGGTGATCAACCAGTCAGAGGACGGCAGGGTCGTCGCCGTCGTCGGTCTGCGGGACACCGTCATCGTCCAGACGCCCGACATCACGCTGGTCTGCCCGATGGGACAGGCCGAACGGATCAAGGAGCTGGTGGCCGCGGTGACCGATCAGCTGGGCGGCAACTATGCCTGA